In a genomic window of Erinaceus europaeus chromosome 12, mEriEur2.1, whole genome shotgun sequence:
- the AARSD1 gene encoding alanyl-tRNA editing protein Aarsd1: MAFRCQQDSYAREFTTTVVSCRPAELQTEGSGGRKEVLSGFHVVLEDTLLFPEGGGQPDDHGTINDISVLRVTRRGAQADHFTQMPLTPGSEVQVRVDWERRFDHMQQHSGQHLITAVADNLFGLKTTSWELGRLRSVIELDSPSVTAEQVAAIEQSVNEKIRERLPVNIQELTADDPAVEQVRGRGLPGDHAGPIRVVTIESVDSNMCCGTHVNNLSDLQVIKILGTEKGKKNKTNLIFLAGNRVLKWMERSHRTEKSLTSLLKCGAEEHVEAVTKLQNSIRLLQKSNLSLLRDLAVHAAHSLRNSPDWGGVVTLHRKEGDSEFMNIIANEIGSEETLLFLTVGDEKGAGLFLLAGPAEAVETLGPRVAEVLEGKGAGKKGRFQGKATKMSRRTEVQALLQDYVSTQSAEE; this comes from the exons ATGGCTTTCCGCTGTCAACAGGACAGCTATGCCCGGGAG TTCACCACCACCGTGGTCTCCTGCCGGCCGGCGGAGCTGCAGACCGAGGGGAGCGGCGGCAGGAAGGAGGTGCTGAGCGGCTTCCACGTGGTGCTGGAAGACACGCTGCTCTTCCCTGAGGGCGGCGGACAG cCTGATGATCATGGTACAATCAATGACATCTCTGTACTGAGAGTGACCCGCCGGGGGGCCCAGGCTGATCATTTCACACAGATGCCTCTGACCCCTGGGAGTGAGGTCCAGGTCCGGGTAGACTGGGAGCGGAGGTTTGACCACATGCAGCAACATTCAG GGCAGCATCTCATCACAGCAGTTGCTGATAATCTGTTTGGACTGAAGACAACATCATG GGAGTTAGGGCGACTCCGGAGTGTGATTGAGTTGGACAGTCCCTCTGTGACTGCTGAGCAAGTAGCTGCCATTGAGCAGAGCGTCAATGAAAAAATCAGAGAGCGGCTGCCAGTGAATATACAGGAGCTGACTGCGGATGATCCTgcggtggagcag GTCAGGGGCCGGGGTTTGCCGGGTGATCATGCTGGGCCCATTCGAGTCGTTACTATCGAGAGTGTTGACTCCAACATGTGCTGCGGAACCCACGTAAACAATCTCAGTGACCTCCAG GTCATTAAAATCCTGGGCactgagaaagggaaaaagaacaaaaccaatCTGATATTTCTGGCTGGAAACCGGGTGCTGAAGTGGATGGAGAGAAGTCACAGAACTGAAAAATCACTGACCAGTTTGCTTAA GTGTGGTGCAGAGGAACATGTAGAAGCagtaacaaagctacagaactcCATCAGACTCCTGCAGAAG AGCAACCTGAGTCTGCTCAGAGATCTGGCTGTGCACGCTGCCCACAGCCTGAGGAACAGCCCAGACTGGGGAGGTGTTGTCACATTGCACAG GAAGGAGGGTGATTCTGAGTTCATGAATATTATTGCCAATGAAATTGGGTCAGAG GAGACCCTCCTGTTCTTAACCGTGGGCGATGAAAAAGGTGCTGGGCTGTTCTTACTGGCAGGACCGGCAGAGGCTGTGGAGACCCTGGGGCCCAG GGTGGCTGAGGTCCTGGAAGGCAAAGGAGCTGGGAAGAAAGGCCGCTTTCAGGGCAAGGCCACCAAGATGAGCCGGAGGACAGAGGTGCAGGCGCTTCTTCAGGACTATGTCAGCACGCAGAGTGCTGAGGAGTGA
- the LOC103125972 gene encoding transcription initiation factor TFIID subunit 13 — MADEKEDPTFEEENEEIGGGAEGGQGKRKRLFSKELRCMMYGFGDDQNPYTESVDILEDLVIEFITEMTHKAMSIGRQGRVQVEDIVFLIRKDPRKFAQVKDLLTMNEELKRARKAFDEANYGS; from the coding sequence ATGGCAGATGAGAAGGAAGATCCCACGTTTgaggaagaaaatgaagaaattggaggaggtgcagaaggtggacagggTAAAAGAAAGAGACTTTTCTCAAAAGAATTGCGATGTATGATGTATGGGTTTGGAGATGACCAGAATCCTTATACTGAGTCAGTGGACATTCTTGAAGACCTTGTTATAGAGTTCATCACAGAAATGACTCACAAGGCAATGTCAATTGGAAGACAAGGCCGAGTACAAGTTGAAGATATTGTCTTTTTGATTCGGAAGGACCCAAGGAAGTTTGCTCAGGTTAAAGACTTGCTTACTATGAATGAAGAATTAAAACGAGCTAGGAAAGCATTTGATGAAGCAAACTATGGATCTTGA